The Coffea arabica cultivar ET-39 chromosome 9e, Coffea Arabica ET-39 HiFi, whole genome shotgun sequence genome has a window encoding:
- the LOC140014832 gene encoding mechanosensitive ion channel protein 6-like — protein sequence MASPSSPTDDHRREVIVKIDGGPDHARDAGHGGTNNQVWREPSIEFWKDNDSASPGGLDYRHHPTNANDMDVVVQDPLSKLIGQFLNKQRAAGAELSLDVDLEVDELHRDQQDGRSSCTSINDNRRNPNPPNFPPLSGDYQTRNADHNDDYELKVSYQQAPAAMSNRSTPTHKVIDIAPDERRRQFSKEIESSSDDDDHDEELEEEENNEKVHPLQEFHRRSNTDANNSNDGHNGVDDVQVLRCTSIQRRTGVLGRMKTKSRLIDPSPERPERRSGMIGKPSGPIRVSGMLGRASGMLGKQPAPPDDEEDDPLFDEDLPEEYRKANLNALTLLQWISLFLIVSALACTLAIPKWKKMKLRGLQLWKWEVLVLVLICGRLVSGWGIRIVVLLIERNFLLRKRVLYFVYGIRKPVQNCIWLGLVLISWQCLFDKKVEGSNSFLRFVNKLMVCMLLATILWLVKTLMVKVLASSFHVSTFFDRIQESLFNQYVIEMLSGPPLIEIKAIQEEEDRTMDEVWKLQNAGATLPPDLRPPAFHSAKSGKLSGKLMGTAGLPPRPSRTLSVKISSPMAKHHDDPGITIDDLHRLNPKNISAWNMKRLMNMVRHGVLSTLDEQIMGSSHHDESATQIRSECEAKVAARKIFRNVAKPRAKFIYLEDMMHFLREEEALKIMNIVEGSPESEKISRASLRNWVVNAFRERKALALTLNDTKTAVNKLHQMVNVIVGIIIVIICLVILGIATSKLLLFVSSQIVVVAFIFGNTCKTIFEAIIFLFVMHPFDVGDRCEIDGVQMVVEEMNILNTVFLRFDNQKILYPNSTLATKPIHNYYRSPDMGDSVDFVVHIATPAEKIAIMKQRIISYVESKKEHWYSSPTVVLMDLEGLNRLKMSVWIRHRMNYQDMGTRWQRRALLIEEMINIFKELDIDYRLLPLDINVRTLPPVNSNRFPSTWPTSSS from the exons CACCGCCGCGAAGTCATTGTCAAGATAGATGGCGGCCCTGATCATGCCCGCGACGCTGGACATGGTGGCACCAACAACCAGGTTTGGAGGGAGCCCAGCATCGAATTCTGGAAAGACAACGACTCGGCTTCCCCCGGAGGACTCGATTACCGCCACCATCCTACCAATGCCAATGATATGGACGTCGTCGTCCAGGATCCGCTGTCAAAGCTAATTGGGCAGTTTTTGAATAAACAAAGAGCTGCCGGTGCAGAGTTGTCATTGGATGTGGACCTGGAGGTGGATGAGCTTCATCGAGATCAGCAAGATGGCCGTAGCAGCTGCACCAGCATCAACGATAATCGTAGGAACCCCAACCCTCCAAATTTTCCCCCTTTGAGCGGAGATTACCAAACCCGCAATGCTGATCACAATGATGATTATGAGCTAAAAGTTTCCTACCAGCAGGCTCCTGCAGCAATGTCGAATCGTAGTACTCCTACGCATAAAGTGATTGATATCGCACCCGATGAGAGACGACGTCAATTTAGCAAGGAGATTGAGTCATCCTCAGATGATGATGATCATGACGAGGAGTTGGAGGAGGAGGAAAATAATGAGAAGGTGCATCCCCTGCAAGAGTTTCATAGGAGATCGAACACGGATGCCAATAACAGCAATGATGGTCATAATGGCGTTGATGATGTTCAGGTGCTGAGGTGCACGTCAATACAGAGGAGAACCGGTGTGTTAGGGAGGATGAAAACTAAGTCTAGGTTAATAGACCCGTCCCCTGAGAGGCCCGAGAGAAGGTCAGGGATGATTGGGAAGCCATCCGGCCCTATTAGGGTTTCCGGGATGTTAGGGAGGGCTTCGGGGATGTTAGGGAAGCAGCCTGCGCCACCGGATGACGAAGAGGATGATCCGCTGTTTGACGAAGATCTTCCCGAGGAATACAGGAAGGCCAACCTTAATGCCCTCACCCTGCTGCAATGGATTAGCCTTTTCCTAATTGTGTCCGCTTTGGCCTGTACTCTAGCCATTCCCAAGTGGAAGAAAATGAAGCTGAGAGGACTCCAGTTGTGGAAGTGGGAGGTCTTGGTTCTTGTTCTGATATGCGGTAGGTTAGTCTCTGGTTGGGGAATTAGAATAGTGGTGCTGCTCATCGAGAGGAATTTTCTTCTGCGCAAAAGGGTTCTGTATTTCGTGTATGGCATAAGAAAGCCTGTTCAGAATTGCATTTGGTTGGGTTTGGTTCTAATTTCCTGGCAGTGCCTGTTTGACAAGAAGGTTGAGGGAAGTAACAGCTTCCTACGGTTCGTTAATAAGCTAATGGTGTGCATGCTGCTGGCAACAATTCTATGGCTGGTCAAGACACTGATGGTCAAAGTCCTTGCCTCTTCATTTCATGTTAGCACGTTCTTCGATCGAATTCAAGAATCACTGTTCAATCAGTACGTTATTGAGATGCTGTCTGGGCCACCTCTCATTGAGATAAAGGCTATTCAGGAGGAAGAGGATAGGACGATGGATGAGGTTTGGAAACTTCAGAATGCAGGTGCCACTCTGCCGCCTGATCTTAGACCACCTGCTTTCCACTCTGCTAAGAGTGGAAAGTTGAGTGGAAAGTTGATGGGAACAGCAGGACTACCCCCAAGGCCTTCAAGAACACTTAGTGTCAAGATCTCCAGCCCAATGGCCAAGCATCATGATGACCCTGGTATAACAATTGATGACTTGCACAGGCTGAACCCCAAGAATATATCTGCTTGGAATATGAAGAGGTTGATGAATATGGTTAGACATGGGGTCCTGTCTACGCTGGACGAACAAATTATGGGCAGCTCTCACCATGACGAATCTGCCACACAGATTAGAAGTGAGTGTGAGGCCAAAGTTGCAGCAAGGAAGATATTCAGAAATGTAGCAAAACCCAGGGCTAA ATTCATCTACCTAGAAGACATGATGCATTTCTTGCGAGAGGAGGAGGCTTTGAAGATCATGAATATTGTGGAAGGATCACCTGAAAGTGAAAAAATCAGCAGGGCGTCCCTGAGGAACTGGGTG GTCAATGCTTTTAGAGAACGGAAAGCACTTGCATTGACACTGAATGATACAAAAACAGCTGTTAATAAACTTCATCAGATGGTGAACGTAATAGTTGGTATCATCATCGTGATTATCTGCCTCGTAATACTGGGAATTGCAACAAGCAAGCTTTTGCTCTTCGTAAGCTCTCAGATCGTTGTCGTGGCCTTCATATTTGGAAACACATGCAAGACAATATTCGAAGCCATCATTTTCTTATTTGTGATGCATCCATTTGACGTTGGTGATAGATGCGAGATAGATGGAGTCCAG ATGGTTGTTGAAGAAATGAACATTTTAAATACAGTCTTCCTGAGATTTGACAACCAGAAGATACTGTACCCAAACAGCACTCTTGCAACCAAACCCATCCATAACTATTATCGCAGCCCTGACATGGGCGATTCAGTTGATTTTGTTGTCCATATTGCAACTCCAGCAGAGAAGATTGCCATTATGAAGCAAAGAATAATCAG CTATGTTGAGAGCAAGAAAGAGCATTGGTACTCCTCTCCAACAGTCGTGCTGATGGACCTGGAAGGCTTGAACAGGCTGAAGATGTCGGTATGGATTAGACACAGAATGAATTATCAGGACATGGGAACAAGATGGCAGAGAAGAGCCCTTTTGATTGAAGAGATGATCAATATTTTTAAAGAG